One genomic segment of [Phormidium] sp. ETS-05 includes these proteins:
- a CDS encoding DUF2996 domain-containing protein, with protein sequence MAEDKTPAEAKTPAAPPKESAKAAEKKAKPPALEEKPFADFIHQDYLPALKTALSDQGIEDLEVTLQKQKLPIAGNGSNSECWQVIGKWLAGKRQFNVYFPKADIQGTRAFSCSSWGAKPSTIEPFLIDERKITLDLLVFGVVQRLNAQKWLAPN encoded by the coding sequence ATGGCTGAAGACAAAACCCCAGCAGAAGCAAAAACCCCCGCAGCTCCCCCCAAGGAGAGCGCCAAAGCAGCCGAAAAGAAAGCTAAGCCTCCAGCATTGGAGGAGAAGCCTTTTGCCGACTTCATCCATCAGGATTATTTGCCAGCGCTCAAGACGGCTCTGAGCGACCAAGGGATCGAGGATCTAGAGGTGACTTTGCAAAAGCAAAAGTTGCCGATCGCCGGTAATGGGTCAAATTCGGAGTGCTGGCAAGTGATTGGCAAGTGGCTGGCGGGCAAACGTCAGTTTAATGTCTATTTTCCCAAAGCTGACATTCAGGGGACTAGGGCTTTTTCCTGTTCTAGTTGGGGGGCAAAGCCCAGCACGATCGAACCGTTTTTAATTGACGAGCGTAAAATTACTCTGGACTTGTTGGTTTTTGGAGTAGTTCAGCGTTTGAACGCTCAAAAGTGGCTGGCTCCCAATTAA
- a CDS encoding glycoside hydrolase family 57 protein has protein sequence MAIGYVALVLHAHLPFVRHPESDYVLEEEWLYEAITETYIPLLKVFEGLKRDGIDFKMTMSMTPPLVSMLRDPLLQERYDQHLAKLEELTAKEIEHNEHNGHIRYLAEHYATEFREAREIWERYQCDLVTAFKQFQDSNNLEIITCGATHGYLPLMKMYPQSVWAQLQVACQHYEENFGRPPKGIWLPECAYYEGLERMVADVGLRYFLTDGHGILYARPRPRFGGYAPIFTETGVAVFGRDHESSQQVWSSEVGYPGAAEYREFYKDLGWEAEYEYIKPYIMPNGQRKNTGIKYHKITGRGLGLGDKQLYDPYWAREKAAEHALNFMFNRSRQVEHLYGIMQRPPIIVSPYDAELFGHWWYEGPWFIDYLFRKSWHDQGTYQMTHLADYLRAHPTQQVCRPSQSSWGYKGFHEYWLNETNTWIYPHLHKATERMIELSKREPADELEERALNQAARELLLAQSSDWAFIMRTGTMVPYAVRRTRSHLMRFYKLFEDINIGKIDSGWLEKVAAIDNIFPNINYRVYRPL, from the coding sequence ATGGCTATTGGCTACGTTGCCTTGGTTCTTCACGCCCATTTGCCCTTCGTCCGGCACCCAGAAAGCGACTACGTTCTAGAAGAAGAATGGCTCTATGAGGCCATCACCGAAACATACATTCCATTATTAAAGGTATTTGAAGGATTAAAGCGGGACGGCATTGATTTCAAAATGACCATGAGCATGACACCGCCCTTGGTGTCTATGCTGCGTGACCCCCTGCTGCAAGAGCGGTACGACCAACACCTCGCTAAACTCGAGGAGCTAACCGCCAAAGAAATCGAACACAACGAACACAACGGTCACATTCGCTACCTAGCAGAGCATTACGCCACTGAATTTCGCGAAGCCCGGGAAATTTGGGAGCGCTATCAATGCGACCTGGTGACAGCTTTTAAGCAATTCCAAGATAGCAATAACTTGGAAATCATCACTTGCGGTGCCACTCACGGCTATTTACCGCTGATGAAAATGTACCCCCAATCCGTGTGGGCACAACTCCAAGTAGCCTGTCAGCACTACGAGGAAAACTTTGGTCGTCCCCCCAAAGGGATTTGGCTGCCCGAATGCGCCTACTATGAAGGATTGGAAAGGATGGTGGCTGATGTGGGGTTGCGTTACTTCCTCACTGACGGTCACGGTATCCTTTACGCTCGTCCCCGTCCCCGTTTTGGCGGCTACGCTCCCATCTTCACGGAAACTGGTGTGGCGGTTTTCGGGCGAGACCACGAATCCTCCCAGCAAGTCTGGTCTAGTGAAGTGGGATATCCTGGTGCGGCGGAATACCGCGAATTCTACAAAGATTTGGGATGGGAAGCGGAATACGAATACATTAAACCCTACATTATGCCCAACGGCCAGCGGAAAAATACTGGCATTAAGTACCACAAAATTACTGGTCGTGGCTTGGGTTTGGGCGATAAGCAGCTCTATGACCCCTACTGGGCGCGGGAAAAGGCAGCGGAGCATGCTCTTAATTTCATGTTTAACCGATCGCGCCAAGTGGAACACCTCTACGGCATCATGCAGCGCCCCCCCATCATCGTTTCTCCCTACGACGCCGAGCTATTCGGTCACTGGTGGTATGAAGGTCCGTGGTTCATCGATTACCTGTTCCGCAAGTCCTGGCACGACCAAGGCACCTATCAAATGACCCACTTGGCAGACTATCTGCGCGCTCACCCCACCCAGCAAGTATGTCGTCCCTCCCAGTCTAGCTGGGGTTACAAGGGATTCCACGAATACTGGCTCAATGAAACCAACACCTGGATTTACCCCCACTTGCACAAAGCTACAGAACGGATGATTGAACTGAGCAAGCGGGAACCTGCAGACGAATTGGAAGAGCGCGCCCTCAATCAAGCCGCCCGCGAGTTGCTCTTGGCACAATCTTCTGACTGGGCATTTATTATGCGCACCGGCACGATGGTGCCTTATGCTGTACGGCGCACCCGTTCTCACCTGATGCGCTTCTACAAGCTGTTTGAAGATATCAATATCGGCAAAATTGACTCCGGCTGGCTGGAAAAAGTCGCGGCGATCGACAACATCTTCCCCAACATCAACTATCGCGTCTATCGCCCCCTCTAA